The Arthrobacter sp. Marseille-P9274 DNA segment ACGACGCCTGCCTCGTCCGCAGCCGCCACCAACCTCCGTGCCTCATCAACGGTCGTAGCCAGTGGCTTCTCACAGATCACCGGCTTACCAGCCCGCAACGCCAGGTCCGCAAGCGCCGCGTGCGCGTGGTTCGGGGTGCAGATGTGCACAACGTCGACTTCGTGCGACTCCACCAGCGCCTCTGCCGACGGGGCGCCCCATGCCGCGCCGAACCGTTCCGCTGCAGCGGCGGCGCGCTCCGGCGATGAGCCGGCGACGGCGGCCACCACGCCCCCCGCCGCCCGGACCGCGCGAGCGTGTACCTCACCGATGAACCCGGGCCCAATGATTCCCGACCGCAGGCCATCCACGCCGGCCGTCCTGACCGGTTGGGCCGATGGGGACGCTGCCCGAGCATCCATGAAGGCAACTTATGTATGACGCCAGTCAATGTCAACGGTTTCTCAGGGTCATCCTCCTGACGCGAAGAGGCTGGCGGTCAAACATGGCAGGGCATCCAGTTCCGGACGGTTCGACGCCGTAGATATTGCTCAGCCCAAGGCAGCAGCAATCATCAGGCGAGAAAGCGGCCGATAACGGCGCATACGTCAGGGGGGTGTGTCGGTGATGGGGAAGGGTAGGGAACCGGTGCGAGGGCCGCAGGAGAGGCCTGTCTGGGTTAGCGGTCCAGCGACGCTAACCCCTTCGGATGGCATTTACGTCAATTCGTCGCGTATAAATTCCTCGTTCTCCCGTCCGGCAACCCGCGAGAACAGGTAGCCGGCCAGCAGCACGGTGAACGGCAGCGCGATCAGGACCCAGCCCAGCGGGCTCAGTCCCCAAGGCGTCACCGAGGGGTCCACGCCTTCGGCAGTTGTCCCGGCCAACAGGCCGAAGCGCGACATTAGGAGATATTCGCCTATCAAGAGACCGATGAATGCCGCTACCGGCGCAATGACGGTCGTGAAGACGCCCTCCTCGCCTTTGTTCTTGCGGAAGTAGGCGATGACGGCGACGCAGACCAGCGCCTCGATCAGCACAATGGCCACCACTGCCAAGCCGCTGAACCAGTAGAACATGTTCAAGATGGGCTCCAGCTGGAAAAGCGTGAAGAGCAGGATCACTACAACAGTGATGGCGGACGTCGTCAGTGAAGCGTTTTGGGGGGCACCTTTGGCGTTGACCCTGCCTAACCGGCCGGGCAGCACGCCGCCGCGCCCTAAGGCAAAGACATAGCGGCCGGCTGCGTTCTGGAATGCCAGGATTCCGGCGAACAGGCTCGAGAGCACCAGAATGCTCATGGCCGTGGCCATCCATCCGCCAACGTATTCGGTGGCTAGGGTGAAAAGGACGGCGGCCGGATCGGCAAGCGGAACTCCGTCTACGGATGAGTACTCCGCCGTGGTCTCTATGGCCTGGGAAGCTCCCATACCGGTTACCAGCGCGAATGCGGTTATAGCGAACAGAGCCGTAATCAATGCAACGGCCAGGTAAGTGGCCTGCGGAACGATTCGCTTCGGGTTTTTGGATTCCTCGCCATAGATGGCCGTAGCTTCAAACCCGATAAAGGAGGCAAACGCGAAGGCAAAGGCGATACCGGCCGAACCGGCCAGACCGCCGACCATGATGGCCTGTGGCGAGAAGGAAGCGGCGAAGTCATAGCCCTCGGGGCCACCGTCAATGAGGATTGCAACAGCGGTGATCATCAGGGAGAGCACTTCGAGCAGCATCAGTGCCCCGAGTACTTTCGCTCCGACGTCCACGCTGGCCAGTGACAGGACGGTGACGACTGCCCAGGCAATCAGCGCCCACAGCCACCAGGGCAGCTCAAGGCCAAGAGCGCCTATTTGTCCGGCCATCAGTCCGCCGAAAAAGCCGAAAATAGCCAGCTGGATGGCCACGTAGGCGATCAGCGACACGAAGGCGGAGCCGAGGCCGAGGTGTTTGCCCAAGCCCCGGCCGATATAGGCGAAGAAGGCGCCGGCGTTGGTGACGCGCTGGCTCATCGCGGCGTAGCCGACGCTGAACAGCAGCAGTGTCAGGCCGACGACAAAGTAGGCTCCGGGCGCGGCCGCGCCGTTTCCCAGCACGATGGCGACCGGCACGGCGCCGGTCATGCCGACCAGCGGCGCCGCGGCGGCGACGACGAAAAATACAACGCCGATGACGCCGAGTCTGCCCCCGCGCAGCGTGGTCCGTGATCCACCTGAGGAGACCGTATCGGTACTGTCCATGGTATTCCTCCCTCATGGAGCTGTTCCGCCCAAGGACGGACATTTCCTGCTTGTTGAACAGCACCAACGCCCCGGTGCCCTTCCTTGACTCTAAACCTGTAATCTGCGCCACATGTATTTTCTACAACTGAGGAATCTAGGCGCGTGCGACTGGCCTGGCAAGAGAGATTCCCTCCTCGTTGTTGCCGTCCTGTCGCTGCATGACTGCTGCCGTATACAAGGGAGGCCGTCGGCACAGGAAGAAACGGCGAGGCGGTTTGGCTGCGGCGCTGCACCTACCGGCGCACATCAGGTGTTTGTCCGCCTTGTTTGCCCGGACGGATGGACCATGCCCAGGCCCGCACGTGTCCAGGTACCGCCTGGCGCGGGGCGGCAGCTATTCGCGTTCAGACAATTTTCCCGCTTCGACAGGCAAAAACCGTGCGATATCTCCTGCGAAGGTTGAGGATGAAGATATCAGTCATACTGCCGAATTGATCCGCGTGTCTTATTTACTCGAAGGGCAGCACCGATGGCAACTGAATCTCTTCATGGCCCGAACAACCCGGAGTCCGGCAGGACCCGGACCATCTTTGACCCGGCCACAGGCGAGGCGGTGGGGGAGGCCCCGGTCCACGGAGTCGAGGACCTGGACCGTGCGGTTGAGGCGGCCGCAGCCGCACAGCCGGGGTGGGCCGCACTTGGCCATGATGCCCGCAGCGCTGCCCTGGCACAGGCTGCCGATGCCGTCGACCGCTCCGCCGAGGAGCTGTCCCGGCTGCTTTCCCGTGAGCAGGGCAAGCCGCTCAACGGCCTCAACGCCCGTTTCGAAGTCGGCGCCTGCTCGGCTTGGCTGCTCCACTACCGCCCGATTGGCGTCGTCGGCGCGATAGGCCCGTGGAACTGGCCAATGATGATCGCTGTCTGGCAGATCGCCCCCTCCCTGCGCATGGGCAACGCCGTAGTCGTGAAGCCCTCCGAGTACACTCCGCTCAGCGTCATTGCCCTGGTCGACGTGCTGAACCAGGAACTCCCCGAAGGCGTCCTCACCGCAGTCTCCGGCGGCCCCGAAGTCGGGGCCCGAATGGCCGAGCATCCGGCCATCGGCAAAATCATGTTCACCGGCTCCACTGCCACGGGCAAGGCGATCATTAAATCTTCTGCCGGCACCGTCAAGCGGCTCACCCTCGAGCTCGGGGGCAACGACGCCGGCATCGTCCTCCCGGACGCGGACCCCAAGGCAATCGCAGAAGACCTCTTTTGGGGCGCCTTCATTAACAGCGGGCAGACCTGCGCCGCCCTCAAACGGCTCTACGTGCACGATGACATCTACGAGGACCTCTGTGAGGCCCTTACATCCGTCGCCGCCGCCGCACGGATGGGAGTGGGGCTCGACGAGGAAAGCGTCCTCGGACCGCTGCAGAACAAGCAGCAGTTCGACATCGTCTCCCGCCTGGTAGAGGCTGCCAGGGACGCCGGCGCCCGCGTCCTCCTGGGCGGGAACCCGGACCCGGACCAGCCGGGCTACTTCTACCCGACCACGCTCGTGGCGGATATCGACAACGACAACCCGCTCGTCGCGGAGGAGCAGTTCGGTCCTGTCCTGCCCATCATCCGTTACCGCACCGTCGAGGAAGCCGTGAAGATGGCCAACGCCCTCGAGGTCGGCCTCGGCGCATCAGTCTGGTCAGCCAACCCCGAACAAGCCCGCAAAGTCGCAGCAAATATTCAGGCCGGGACAGTCTGGATCAACTCACACGGCGCGGTCCATCCCATGGTCCCCTTCGGCGGAATGAAGCAGTCCGGCTACGGACTGGAGTTCGGCGTCGAAGGCCTCAAGGCTCTGGGAGTGCCACAAGTCATCAACGGCTGATGAGGGCTGCATAGGGGACGAGGTCTATGGAGGCACTCCCCTATGCGAACGCGCTTGCCCTCACCTGACGCCGCCACGGAACGATCGTGTGGGTCACAACCATGATGAGCCCGGCGAACACTACGATTCCGGCAGCATCTGCCCGCCGCGACCGGAAAGCACATGGAAGGAAAACATCAGCAGTTGCCGGCATAAGCACCGTGCCACCAGTTGCCGTGGTGGGTTCAGGCTATCCACAGGAACCGTGCATTTGAAGGAAGACATCAGGGAGAAGTTCGCGGCAGGCCCTAACTGTGGCAGTGCCCTCCTTCTTCGCTGGACCGGTCCGCCGGCACGTCGAGAACGGGGCTGCGGTCGAAGAAGCCATCCGGACGAAGCTTGAATCCCACGGTGTCCACCGGCATGATCGGCCAGTCCTCCGGGCGCGGGTAATGGGTCAGGCCGAAGGAGTGCCAGAGGACGATGTCCTCGCCGTCCAGCCCGCGGTCCTGGGCCACATAGGCCGGCAGTCCGGCGCCGCCGGCATGCTGGTTGACGAAGTCGCCGGTCGGGTAGCGCTCCTCCTCGGCGTAGCGGGTCACCCACAGGTCCTTAGTGGTGAACGCGGCCCTGCGGGCAATGGAGGAATCGGGATCAGCAAGCAGCAACGGCTGCCCTTCGGGGTGGAGCTTATACGCGACCGGTTCCCCCAGCCGGTTTTTCGAATTGGGGTTCGAGACCACCCACGTGCGCCCCTTGGAGTTGTCGGCTTCCCGCACGGCCTCCGACTCGGCCTTCAGCACCGTGCGCCTGCGGGTGAAGGCATTGCCGCGCTCATTGCCCTCGCCCATCGGGACGCGGACCGTATCCTCCTCCTCGACCCGGTTGGTGAAGCCGTCCAGGGCCATGTCCAGACGGGCACCAAAGAGGTGCTGGTGGTAGGGGGCGCCCAGGCCGGGGGCCAATTCGGAGGCGTACGGGTACCCCTTGCCCGGGTAGGCGCTGGTGAACACGACGCCGGTGGCCTTGGCTTCGAACTCGATGGTGCCGTCCAGGTAGAGGTACCAGTAGAAGCCGTAGTCGTAGTTGCCGATGGTGGTGAAGAAGGAGACGACCATCCGGCGGTTGCGTCGGGTGTAGTTGATGCCGGTCCACAGGTCCGAGTGCTTGGCCAGGATGGAACAGTCTTCTTCATGCATGCAGACGCCGTTGCGGATCTCGCGCGGGTTGCCGAAGCCGTCGGCGATGACCGGGGACAGGTAGGTGATCTCACCCAGGCAGTCGCAGCCCAGTTCGAGTGAGTTGGCATACTGGCCCACCAGGTACTCGCCGGTGTCGAAGTAGTTCTGCCAGGATCGCACCGGGTTCGGGTCCCCGTAGGGGACCACCATTTCGGCGATTGAGGCCCGCTTGATGATTGAGCGCTTCCGGTCCCCGTCCTGGAACGCGATGTTGTGCAGCACCACGCCCTCCCGCACGTCGAAGCCGACGTCAAAGCTCCACTTCTCCCACTCAACATGGTTGCCGCCGCTGACGCCGAAGCTCGGGCCCTCGGGCTGCGTGATGCTGATCGGCTTCTGGGTTTCGCGCAGCGGGCCGGTCAGCTCCGGATCGGTGTAGTTGCCGTGCTCGGCCGGCACAGGGACGGCACCGAAATCCAGGACGTGGTCGACGGTCTTGTTCACGACGTCGACGTAGGCCACCAAGCCGTCGATGGGATGGGCCCAGGCACTGTCCTCGGGGAAGTCCTGGTAGAAGGCCAGACCACGCAGGATGCGCCGGCCCTTCTCCTCCGGGTACTCGAACGCACCGGCCGAAAGGGGTGCCACCCTGACCTTGTTGAGGTCGAGGTTTCGGTCGCGCAGCGCTTCGCGCCACCGTTCATCGGTAGCGAGAATCTGTTCGACTACCTCAAACTCTTCCTCGAGCACCGGAAGTTCGCCTGTCGCGGAGGTATCGAGATCAACGGCGGAAACGACGCATCCGTTGGTCACCGACACCGTTACATCCTTTGGTGCGGCACCGGAGACGTCGTGCAGGAACACCCGGAAGCGTCGGTCCGCCTTGTTTTCTTCCCTGCCTCTCGGCGGATCCAGCAAACCGAGGTAGGCAAAGCGTGTTTCCTCGCTTAACAATCCCTCGGCATCAAGGATCTGACGGACGGCCGTCACCTCCTCAGCAGAGGTGAGTGCATAGGCTGAAGCAGCAGCCGATGACGCATGATTCATGTGGTTGGCCTTTCCCATCTGGCTCTCCGGTATCGGCACCAAGGGGTGCAATTTTTTCTATGTCTGTACAGGCATAGCGCTCAGTAAGAGGCCCCACAAGAGGGCAGCTAAAGTTTCCGAAAGGCCGTTCACGCCGCAAATCACCCACCTGCGGCAACATCGTCTACGACCCCTGCGACGCCGTCAGCGCAGACAGCGATGACAGCGGAGAAAGGCCTCCCATGACCGCCCCCTCCACCGGCTTCTGGCTCACCGATTCGACTTCGTCGTCCTCGGCGTCGAGCACGGCATGTTCGACCTCTCCATCCTCAAACGCTCCCCGTCATCAAGGGCATGGACCTGGACGTCTATGCCAAAGTCCTTCGGGCCCGCACGCGAACCGATCCAGCAGACCCGCGACTTCGACTGCGACGGCGTGATCATCCCCAAATCGAGGATGCAGCCCACGCCGCGATCGTCACCGTTCGCCGAACAGGACGCACGACCCACTGCTTCCCGCTCATCGAGAAAGGCACCGCCGTCGACGAGATCGAACAGAGCTGCCCTGCCTACGTCATGCTCGCGCCCTCATTCAGGCCTAGGAAAGCTTCGACGTCCTCGAACTCCAACAGCGGCAGACAACCCAGACCTAGCCCAGCGACTCCGGACGCCGGAACGCGGGCAGAACCCCAGTCTGGTGGATCCGGCAGCCACCGCGCCGATAACGGCGCATATGCCAACGAGTAGGTGCCAGCGGTGGATGAACGTCTACCGCTGACCCCCTCGGTCCGTCTACCTGTTCAAATGCGGTCCTTCGGCGTGGTCGCCAGGACGCAGCGGGCCCATCTAAGTCTTTCGACGCAATTTGGCCTGCGCGACCAGGTCAGTTGCCCATGGGCGGGTCCCGAGTCGGAATTCCATGCCTTCGGGCAGCCCTTGGACGGTTGCGGCCGAGCCGGAAATATCAATGGTGATCCGGCCGCCTGCCATGGGGGCATTGGTGATGTGCAGGTCGCCGTAGGACTTGGGCAGCACGGGGTCCATCCAAAGACCGCCGAGGGCAACGTCCGGATAATAACCCATTAGGCTTTTCACCAGTAGGATCGGGGTGGTCGCAGCCCACGCTTGAGGCGAGCACGCCGTCGGGTAGGGCACGGGTTCGTCGAAGTGCTCACGGCTGAACCCGCAAAACAGTTCGGGTAGCCGCCCCTCGGTGTACTCGGCGGCCTCCAGCAGGGCGGTGGAGATCCGCTGCGCCTGCTCCACGAAACCGTAACGCAGCAGGCCCGCCGCAATGATGGCGTTGTCGTGCGGCCAGACCGACCCGTTGTGGTAGCTGGCCGGGTTGTAGGCGCCCATGTCGCTGGCCAAGGTCCGCACACCCCATCCGCTGAACATTTCTGGAGACATTAGCCGTTCGGCCACCTGCGGGGCCTTTTCCTCATCGATGAGGCCGAACAACAGGCATTGGCCCATATTGGAAGCGCACGCGTCCACCGGCTGCTTCCTGCCGTCGAGGGCGACCGCGTAATAACCGCGGTCGGGCAGCCAGAACTCTTCGTTAAACCGCTGCTTCAGCCGCGCCGCGCGGTCCCGGCACTCTGCAGCCAATGCCACATCGCCGGCGTCATAGGCCATCCAGGAACGGGCCATGTACGCGCTGAACACGTACGCCTGCACCTCGCACAGGGCGATCGGCGGTTTGGCCAGGGTGCCGTCGGCGAAGTTGATGCCGTCCCAGGAGTCCTTCCAGCCCTGGTTGATGAGCCCCCGGTCGTTCAGGCGCTGATACTCGACGAAACCGTCACCGTCGCGGTCTCCGTAGTCGCGAATCCAGTCCAGGGCGCGGTCAGCATGGGGCAGCAGTGCGGCCATGGTGTCGGGGGCGAAGCCCCAGCGGCTGACCTCTCCGAGTAGCGCGACGAACAGCGGTGTGGCGTCGACGCTGCCGTAGTAGGCGGACTTTCCGCCCAGGGCGAGCCCACTGGAGACACCGAGCCTGACCTCGTGCAGGATCTTGCCCGGCTCCTCCTCGCTCATCGGGTCCACTACTGCGCCCTGGCGGTCGGCAAGGGTCTGTATTGTGCCCAGAGCCAGGGAGGGGTCCACCGGCAGTGCCATCAGGGACGCCCACAGCGAGTCTCGGCCGAACAGTGTCATGAACCATGGTGCGCCGGCAGCCACCATTACCCGGTCCTGGTGGGCCGGGTCCTCGATCCGGAGGGCACCCAAATCGTCGTAGCTGCGGCGCAGGGTCTGTTCGATGGAGCGATTGCCCATTTGCAGCACCGGAATTTTGGCAACCCATTCCTGCCGGCGCCGGTCGCGCGGGGACAGTTCATCCTCGTGCGGATGAACAAACGGCGTGGCGGGGCCGGTGCTGTTTACGGTGGGCAGCACGCTCAGGACGGTGTTCCATTGTCCGTGCGGCGGGACAACGACACGATATGTCGGGCCCTCATGCGCCACGTCGGCGCCGCCGGCGCTAACGACGACGCCCTTCCGGATGTCCTGCCAGCTGGCCCGGATGCTCAGCGAATCACCGTCCAGCTGGCGGGTTTCGTCCCACCTCCGCTGGGCCCGGGCTTCCTTCACCTCGAAGAGGTCCGCGAAATCCGATTCAACCCTGAGGGCAATCAGGCATTCGGCAGCAGACGGTGAATAGTTCCAGACAGTGATCTGCTCAAGGATTCCGGTTCCCACTTCGCGCAGCCGCTCCACGATCAGCGGGCTGTCGGCATACCCGCCCGGGCGGGGTACGCGGCCGACGAACAGCGCCCGGTACGGTTCCTTGGTCTTCGCCGCCAACGGCTCCAGCGGCTGGCCGTTGACGGTGAGGTTCCAACGGGACAGGATGCGGGTGTCCTCGTGGAAAACCCCGTGCGGATATTCAGGGAAGATATCCCCGTTCGCGGAGGAAATACAAAAAGAGGACCCCTCTACCAGGGTGATGGTCCCGGCACCCAGCGGTCCGGCAGCTGTGTCCGCATTCCATCCAGCCATCCCCGGCTCCTCCACCGATCGGCATCGGCGAGGCGACGCGCGGATCCGCCGGTCCGGCTGCCTGTCGCCGCCTTCCTCGATGGTATCGACGCTACGCTTGTCTCTTCACTGGCGCCAAGGCCCCACTGCCTCATTGCAGCGTCCCCCAGGGCGCGGCCCACGCTGTACTAGCGATCAGGGCGCTGCCCGACAAACCGGGCGCGCTATGCCTTGTGCCCGTACTCTCCCCGGGTCCTTACTAGTGACAGGAGCCGCAACCGCCAGGCTCGCCGGGCGACATACTTGCCCAGTGAAGAGTGAGGTCCAGCGCCACGAGCGGGCAGGTGGTTCGTGATCTCCACGCACACGAACCATTCCAAAGGAGGAGCGATGTTTGCTCGGGTCAGCACGTACAGAACCAGCGCCGACGCGACGGGTGAGCCCACCGAGGAAACCGTGAGGCGGGTGCTTGAATTGCCCGGCTGTCTGGGTCTCTATTACCTCAAGGGGAGGGACAACAAGTCCCTGTCTATATCGCTGTGGGATACAGAGGAAGATCTTGGCGCAAGCCAGCAGCCGGCGGACAAGATCCGTTCCGAGACCAGTAAGGAACAACACATGGAGATCCTTGACGTGGAGGAATTCGAAGTGCTGACCAGCCGGCTCAAAGACTAGGTGGTTCATGCCGTTTCCCGGTCACTCGGACCCGGGTTTACAGCTCGGTGGCGGTCCCATACAGCTCCCGGTTTCATCAGCCTGTGAATTCCAGTCCCGCGACCAGCTCAGGAAGGTAAGGATCAGCACGCTCACGGCCAGCACCGCGACGCTTTCCCAGAGTCGGGCTGACCGCCACGGTGCAAATGATGTCGGCCGCCACCGGCAGTTCCAGCCCCAATGGTCCAGGCGGCGTTGAGGTCCAGGCGCAGCGGCAGGTTCGGGAATTCCTCGCGGAGGGCCTTCCACTGTCCCGCGGCGGGTTAGTCAAGGGTTGACCAAGGCTGTTGCAGGGGCGGAAGGTGTGATGATGGAACCATCAAGGCTGGCCCGTGCGCACGGGGCGTTCAATGTGGTTTTCGGTCTCTGGCCGTTGCTTCATTACCGCAGCTTCGAAGCGGTTTCGGGCCCGAAGATCGACCACTGGCTTGTGAAAACAGTGGGAGGGTTGATGACCGCTGCCGGTTACGCCCAGTTCCGGGCCCCCGCTTCCCCAGACGGGCGTGCGATGGCCCGCCGTATCGGCCTGGGCACCGCCGTCACCTTCATGATCGTCGACCTGCGCTACGTTTCACGCGGGCGCATCAGCCGCATTTACCTGCTCGATGCGGTCTTGGAAATGTACTGGCTGATCGCCTGGGCCGCAGACCTGGCCATGGCGCGGAAGCTCTGCAGTGCCAAATCCGTTGACAGCCCAAAGCCCTGACCATCGCAACGGCACGGGAAGCAGCCTAACTACCCCATGGCCACAGGTCGAACACACCCTGCACGCGGAAGACGAAGGTCAGCGGTTTCGCCCACGCCCGGATTGAA contains these protein-coding regions:
- a CDS encoding APC family permease; protein product: MDSTDTVSSGGSRTTLRGGRLGVIGVVFFVVAAAAPLVGMTGAVPVAIVLGNGAAAPGAYFVVGLTLLLFSVGYAAMSQRVTNAGAFFAYIGRGLGKHLGLGSAFVSLIAYVAIQLAIFGFFGGLMAGQIGALGLELPWWLWALIAWAVVTVLSLASVDVGAKVLGALMLLEVLSLMITAVAILIDGGPEGYDFAASFSPQAIMVGGLAGSAGIAFAFAFASFIGFEATAIYGEESKNPKRIVPQATYLAVALITALFAITAFALVTGMGASQAIETTAEYSSVDGVPLADPAAVLFTLATEYVGGWMATAMSILVLSSLFAGILAFQNAAGRYVFALGRGGVLPGRLGRVNAKGAPQNASLTTSAITVVVILLFTLFQLEPILNMFYWFSGLAVVAIVLIEALVCVAVIAYFRKNKGEEGVFTTVIAPVAAFIGLLIGEYLLMSRFGLLAGTTAEGVDPSVTPWGLSPLGWVLIALPFTVLLAGYLFSRVAGRENEEFIRDELT
- a CDS encoding aldehyde dehydrogenase family protein, producing MATESLHGPNNPESGRTRTIFDPATGEAVGEAPVHGVEDLDRAVEAAAAAQPGWAALGHDARSAALAQAADAVDRSAEELSRLLSREQGKPLNGLNARFEVGACSAWLLHYRPIGVVGAIGPWNWPMMIAVWQIAPSLRMGNAVVVKPSEYTPLSVIALVDVLNQELPEGVLTAVSGGPEVGARMAEHPAIGKIMFTGSTATGKAIIKSSAGTVKRLTLELGGNDAGIVLPDADPKAIAEDLFWGAFINSGQTCAALKRLYVHDDIYEDLCEALTSVAAAARMGVGLDEESVLGPLQNKQQFDIVSRLVEAARDAGARVLLGGNPDPDQPGYFYPTTLVADIDNDNPLVAEEQFGPVLPIIRYRTVEEAVKMANALEVGLGASVWSANPEQARKVAANIQAGTVWINSHGAVHPMVPFGGMKQSGYGLEFGVEGLKALGVPQVING
- a CDS encoding primary-amine oxidase; the encoded protein is MNHASSAAASAYALTSAEEVTAVRQILDAEGLLSEETRFAYLGLLDPPRGREENKADRRFRVFLHDVSGAAPKDVTVSVTNGCVVSAVDLDTSATGELPVLEEEFEVVEQILATDERWREALRDRNLDLNKVRVAPLSAGAFEYPEEKGRRILRGLAFYQDFPEDSAWAHPIDGLVAYVDVVNKTVDHVLDFGAVPVPAEHGNYTDPELTGPLRETQKPISITQPEGPSFGVSGGNHVEWEKWSFDVGFDVREGVVLHNIAFQDGDRKRSIIKRASIAEMVVPYGDPNPVRSWQNYFDTGEYLVGQYANSLELGCDCLGEITYLSPVIADGFGNPREIRNGVCMHEEDCSILAKHSDLWTGINYTRRNRRMVVSFFTTIGNYDYGFYWYLYLDGTIEFEAKATGVVFTSAYPGKGYPYASELAPGLGAPYHQHLFGARLDMALDGFTNRVEEEDTVRVPMGEGNERGNAFTRRRTVLKAESEAVREADNSKGRTWVVSNPNSKNRLGEPVAYKLHPEGQPLLLADPDSSIARRAAFTTKDLWVTRYAEEERYPTGDFVNQHAGGAGLPAYVAQDRGLDGEDIVLWHSFGLTHYPRPEDWPIMPVDTVGFKLRPDGFFDRSPVLDVPADRSSEEGGHCHS
- a CDS encoding glycogen debranching N-terminal domain-containing protein; translated protein: MAGWNADTAAGPLGAGTITLVEGSSFCISSANGDIFPEYPHGVFHEDTRILSRWNLTVNGQPLEPLAAKTKEPYRALFVGRVPRPGGYADSPLIVERLREVGTGILEQITVWNYSPSAAECLIALRVESDFADLFEVKEARAQRRWDETRQLDGDSLSIRASWQDIRKGVVVSAGGADVAHEGPTYRVVVPPHGQWNTVLSVLPTVNSTGPATPFVHPHEDELSPRDRRRQEWVAKIPVLQMGNRSIEQTLRRSYDDLGALRIEDPAHQDRVMVAAGAPWFMTLFGRDSLWASLMALPVDPSLALGTIQTLADRQGAVVDPMSEEEPGKILHEVRLGVSSGLALGGKSAYYGSVDATPLFVALLGEVSRWGFAPDTMAALLPHADRALDWIRDYGDRDGDGFVEYQRLNDRGLINQGWKDSWDGINFADGTLAKPPIALCEVQAYVFSAYMARSWMAYDAGDVALAAECRDRAARLKQRFNEEFWLPDRGYYAVALDGRKQPVDACASNMGQCLLFGLIDEEKAPQVAERLMSPEMFSGWGVRTLASDMGAYNPASYHNGSVWPHDNAIIAAGLLRYGFVEQAQRISTALLEAAEYTEGRLPELFCGFSREHFDEPVPYPTACSPQAWAATTPILLVKSLMGYYPDVALGGLWMDPVLPKSYGDLHITNAPMAGGRITIDISGSAATVQGLPEGMEFRLGTRPWATDLVAQAKLRRKT